One segment of Alistipes finegoldii DSM 17242 DNA contains the following:
- a CDS encoding ABC transporter permease, with the protein MRFFDTDRWNEIWQTISRNRKRSIMTALGVFWGIFMLIVLLGAGMGLGRLFRAQLGGMSTNTVLLQSSRTSVPYKGMPTGRWWRMDNDDLEAVSKLEEVEYTSGVIWGNELHCSYKERKGDYQMMGYTPDYQKINPQKIIAGRYINEVDMVHKRKVCVIGTQVQKDLFPGEPDPTGKVIKVGGSYFTIIGVMRRESSAMSFSDVERTVVVPISLAQQMFGYGRTIHLLALAGYKDVPSKQVEKAAREAVFARHMISPDDEKAAWTMSAGEMFDKVMSLFWGIGLLTWIVGLGTLLAGIVGVSNIMLVLVKERTQEIGIRRALGAPPTAIISQILSESFILTFIAGILGLTAAVGVLSVVDSVYYQAVTVAQEGFEVSWQISFGTGMLALFILIAGSLLAGVIPAYRALSIKAVDAIREE; encoded by the coding sequence ATGAGATTTTTCGATACGGACCGCTGGAACGAAATCTGGCAGACAATCAGCCGGAACCGCAAGCGCAGCATCATGACGGCGCTGGGCGTATTCTGGGGTATCTTCATGCTCATCGTACTGCTGGGAGCCGGCATGGGGCTGGGACGCCTGTTCCGCGCCCAGCTGGGCGGCATGTCCACCAACACGGTGCTGCTGCAAAGCAGCCGCACCTCGGTCCCCTACAAGGGCATGCCCACGGGACGCTGGTGGAGAATGGACAACGACGATCTGGAAGCCGTCAGCAAACTCGAAGAGGTGGAGTACACCTCAGGCGTCATCTGGGGCAACGAACTCCACTGCAGCTACAAAGAGCGCAAGGGCGACTATCAGATGATGGGATACACGCCCGACTACCAGAAGATCAACCCGCAGAAGATCATCGCAGGCCGTTACATCAACGAGGTAGACATGGTGCACAAGCGCAAGGTCTGCGTCATCGGCACGCAGGTGCAGAAAGACCTCTTTCCGGGCGAACCCGACCCGACGGGCAAAGTCATCAAGGTCGGAGGAAGCTACTTCACCATCATCGGCGTCATGCGCCGCGAATCGTCGGCCATGTCGTTCAGCGACGTCGAACGCACGGTTGTCGTCCCGATCTCGCTGGCGCAGCAGATGTTCGGCTACGGCCGCACGATACACCTGCTGGCGCTGGCCGGCTACAAGGACGTTCCGAGCAAACAGGTCGAGAAAGCGGCCCGCGAAGCCGTCTTCGCCCGGCACATGATCTCGCCGGACGACGAAAAGGCCGCTTGGACCATGTCCGCCGGAGAGATGTTCGACAAGGTGATGAGCCTGTTCTGGGGCATCGGCCTGCTGACGTGGATCGTGGGACTGGGCACGCTGCTGGCAGGTATCGTCGGCGTGAGCAACATCATGCTGGTGCTCGTGAAGGAGCGCACGCAGGAGATCGGCATCCGCCGCGCGCTGGGCGCCCCGCCTACGGCCATCATCTCGCAGATACTTTCCGAGAGCTTCATCCTCACCTTCATCGCCGGAATACTGGGGCTCACGGCCGCCGTCGGCGTGCTGTCGGTCGTGGATTCGGTCTACTATCAGGCGGTCACCGTGGCGCAGGAAGGATTCGAAGTGTCGTGGCAGATCTCCTTCGGGACGGGCATGCTGGCCCTCTTCATCCTGATCGCAGGCAGCCTGCTGGCGGGCGTCATCCCCGCATACCGGGCCTTGAGCATCAAGGCGGTGGATGCAATACGCGAAGAATAA
- a CDS encoding ABC transporter permease, whose translation MRELLLEIWTSVRRNKLRTFLTGFSVAWGIFMLVILLGSGNGLKNGVLSNFGNYATNSITISGGWTSKAYAGYNKWRSIDLKNRDLEILVNEFPEVDDVAAKAWYRGSTATYLDRFADISLRGSLPKIQQIEGVEIVKGRFINQADIHNYRKVIVIDEALERILFRGDNPLGKPVKIHNNIYRVAGVYRGDAQQRNSMGYIPLTTGQLIFKANDPVVDNAIITVHGLDTDAQMEAFEQRIRKRLAAEHHYDPEDQSALWIRNTMEQYKSMMIVFGGINLFVWIIGLGTLLAGIVGVSNIMLVTVTERTSEFGIRKALGAKPVSIIRLILTESVMITAMFGYIGMVLGVAVMEAVNYVINQTPAQTGNFGGSIFLNPTLDLGVAVSATVVLVIAGLIAGYVPAYRAAQLKTIDALRYNK comes from the coding sequence ATGAGAGAGCTGCTGCTGGAGATATGGACTTCGGTGCGCCGCAACAAACTGCGCACGTTCCTCACGGGATTTTCGGTCGCGTGGGGCATCTTCATGCTCGTCATCCTGCTGGGATCGGGCAACGGACTCAAGAACGGCGTGCTGTCGAATTTCGGCAACTACGCCACCAACTCGATCACCATCTCCGGCGGCTGGACCTCGAAGGCCTACGCCGGCTACAACAAATGGCGCAGCATCGACCTGAAAAACCGGGACCTCGAAATTCTGGTCAATGAATTCCCCGAAGTGGACGACGTCGCCGCCAAAGCGTGGTACCGCGGCTCCACGGCCACCTACCTCGACCGCTTCGCCGACATCAGCCTGCGCGGCTCGCTGCCCAAGATCCAGCAGATCGAAGGCGTCGAGATCGTCAAGGGACGTTTCATCAATCAGGCCGACATCCACAACTACCGCAAGGTGATCGTCATCGACGAGGCGCTCGAAAGAATACTCTTCCGCGGCGACAACCCGCTGGGCAAGCCGGTCAAAATCCACAACAACATCTACCGCGTGGCCGGCGTCTACAGAGGCGACGCCCAGCAGCGCAATTCGATGGGCTACATCCCGCTGACGACCGGCCAGCTGATCTTCAAGGCCAACGATCCGGTCGTGGACAACGCGATCATCACCGTACACGGACTCGACACCGACGCGCAGATGGAGGCGTTCGAACAGCGCATCCGCAAACGGCTGGCCGCCGAACACCACTACGATCCCGAAGACCAGAGCGCCCTGTGGATACGCAACACGATGGAGCAGTACAAGAGCATGATGATCGTCTTCGGCGGCATCAACCTCTTCGTATGGATCATCGGTCTGGGCACCCTGCTGGCGGGCATCGTCGGCGTGAGCAACATCATGCTGGTGACCGTCACGGAGCGCACCTCCGAATTCGGCATCCGCAAGGCGCTGGGCGCCAAACCCGTGTCGATCATCCGCCTGATCCTGACCGAATCGGTGATGATAACGGCCATGTTCGGCTATATCGGCATGGTGCTGGGCGTTGCCGTCATGGAGGCGGTCAACTATGTCATCAACCAGACGCCGGCCCAGACCGGAAACTTCGGCGGCAGCATCTTCCTCAATCCGACGCTCGATCTGGGCGTGGCCGTCAGCGCCACGGTCGTACTGGTCATTGCGGGCCTGATCGCAGGATACGTCCCCGCCTACCGGGCCGCACAACTGAAAACGATCGACGCCCTGCGTTATAATAAATAA
- a CDS encoding TolC family protein, whose amino-acid sequence MHRSMKTSTLFAALSAAAMTLCTAAAAAQTVQAAPQAATPAPGTPWSLDDCIGYALHNNVGVQQQALQVEQTDVKLSTSKYSRLPDLSASVGYNATFGRGTSDDNIRKTGTIQSGSFDVGASMPLFDGFRINREIKGGKLDLAAAMQDLERAREDLSINVMTLYLQVLYNKELTQIAERQLELSTQQAVRSRELVAAGKQPESARYESEALQANDELNLTQARNDLRLALLNLSQALNRESAAGFDIVAPQFDSVALASLHMLGTADDVYAYATENRPHIKAERLRLESAENAVRIAKSALYPSLSLRGGYGTGIYSTQEAAFGTQFRKNSSEFVGVSMSVPIFNRRATHNSILSARIAMRKQQLAVTDAEQSLRKEIEQAWYNADAAYGKYRSADAALTSARVAFAYEQQKADAGRSTVFDFNDAKTRMEKAESELVQAKYEFVFRSKILDFYRGRPLEL is encoded by the coding sequence ATGCATCGCAGCATGAAAACCAGCACCCTATTCGCCGCCCTCAGCGCGGCTGCCATGACGCTCTGTACGGCTGCCGCCGCGGCTCAGACGGTACAGGCCGCGCCGCAGGCCGCAACGCCGGCGCCCGGCACGCCGTGGTCGCTCGACGACTGCATCGGGTATGCCCTGCACAACAACGTCGGCGTACAGCAGCAGGCCCTGCAGGTGGAGCAGACCGACGTGAAACTGTCTACCTCCAAATACAGCCGGCTGCCCGACCTGAGCGCATCGGTGGGCTACAACGCCACCTTCGGGCGCGGCACCTCCGACGACAACATCCGCAAGACGGGAACCATCCAGAGCGGCTCGTTCGACGTCGGGGCCAGCATGCCCCTCTTCGACGGATTCCGCATCAACCGCGAAATCAAGGGCGGCAAGCTCGACCTCGCCGCCGCCATGCAGGATTTGGAACGCGCACGCGAAGACCTGTCAATCAACGTCATGACGCTGTACCTGCAGGTTCTCTACAACAAGGAGCTGACCCAGATCGCCGAACGCCAGCTCGAACTGAGCACCCAGCAGGCCGTCCGCAGCCGCGAGCTGGTCGCCGCGGGCAAACAGCCCGAATCGGCACGCTACGAAAGCGAAGCCCTGCAGGCCAACGACGAACTGAATCTGACGCAGGCCCGCAACGACCTGCGGCTGGCGCTGCTCAACCTGAGTCAGGCCCTCAACCGCGAGAGCGCGGCGGGATTCGACATCGTGGCGCCGCAATTCGACAGCGTGGCGCTCGCATCGCTGCACATGCTCGGCACGGCCGACGACGTCTATGCCTATGCGACGGAGAACCGCCCCCACATCAAGGCGGAACGCCTGCGGCTCGAAAGCGCCGAAAATGCCGTCCGGATCGCCAAATCCGCGCTCTACCCCTCGCTTTCGCTGCGCGGAGGCTACGGCACGGGCATCTACAGCACGCAGGAGGCCGCCTTCGGCACCCAGTTCCGCAAGAACAGCAGCGAGTTCGTCGGCGTGTCGATGAGCGTTCCGATCTTCAACCGCCGCGCCACGCACAACAGCATCCTCTCGGCCCGGATAGCCATGCGCAAACAACAGCTGGCCGTGACCGACGCCGAGCAATCGCTGCGCAAGGAGATCGAGCAGGCGTGGTACAACGCCGACGCCGCCTACGGGAAATACCGTTCGGCGGACGCCGCCCTCACCTCGGCACGGGTGGCCTTCGCCTACGAACAGCAGAAGGCCGACGCAGGCCGTTCGACGGTCTTCGACTTCAACGACGCCAAAACACGTATGGAAAAGGCCGAGTCGGAACTCGTGCAGGCGAAATACGAATTCGTATTCCGGTCGAAAATCCTCGACTTCTACCGCGGCCGGCCGCTCGAACTATGA
- a CDS encoding efflux RND transporter periplasmic adaptor subunit: MKKFLKIFLGVLFAALLLGTFWFLWQKTRPVKVVYTIVQPKLDTLKQYVVATGKVEPRDEVLIKPQISGIVSDVYKEAGQMVRKGEVIATVKVVPEMGQLSSAESRVSVAEISLDQTRREFDRTEALHKKGVVSDEEYEQGRTALRKAQEELQNAKENMEIVKNGITSRYKELSNTQIRSTIDGMILDVPVKVGNSVIQSNTFNDGTTIATVADMSNMLFRGNVDETDVGKLHETMPVKLTIGALQNVELDALLEYVSPKATEDNGVIMFEVKAAVKIPENVFVRAGYSANASIVIQSREGVLTLPESTVEFEGDKTYVYLLTSADGAEEQTFDKHEVKIGLSDGINIELTEGVTAESKVRGAREEKKK; the protein is encoded by the coding sequence ATGAAAAAATTTCTGAAAATCTTTCTGGGAGTGCTCTTTGCGGCGCTGCTTCTCGGAACGTTCTGGTTCCTGTGGCAGAAGACCCGCCCCGTAAAGGTCGTCTACACGATCGTGCAGCCCAAACTCGACACGCTCAAACAGTACGTGGTCGCCACGGGCAAGGTCGAGCCGCGCGACGAGGTGCTCATCAAGCCCCAGATTTCGGGCATCGTCTCCGACGTCTACAAGGAGGCCGGGCAGATGGTCCGCAAGGGCGAGGTGATCGCCACGGTGAAGGTCGTCCCCGAAATGGGTCAGCTGTCGAGCGCCGAATCGCGCGTCTCGGTGGCCGAAATATCGCTGGACCAGACCCGCCGCGAATTCGACCGCACGGAAGCCCTGCACAAGAAGGGCGTGGTGTCGGACGAGGAGTACGAGCAGGGCCGCACCGCGCTTCGGAAAGCGCAGGAGGAGCTGCAGAACGCCAAGGAGAACATGGAGATCGTCAAGAACGGCATCACCAGCCGTTACAAGGAGCTGAGCAACACCCAGATCCGTTCGACGATCGACGGCATGATCCTCGACGTCCCGGTCAAGGTCGGAAACTCGGTGATCCAGTCCAACACCTTCAACGACGGCACGACCATCGCCACGGTTGCCGACATGTCGAACATGCTCTTCCGGGGCAACGTCGACGAGACCGACGTGGGCAAGCTCCACGAGACGATGCCCGTCAAGCTGACCATCGGCGCCCTGCAGAACGTCGAGCTGGACGCCCTGCTGGAGTACGTTTCACCCAAAGCGACCGAAGACAACGGCGTCATCATGTTCGAAGTGAAGGCGGCCGTGAAGATTCCCGAAAACGTCTTCGTGCGCGCCGGATACAGCGCCAACGCCAGCATCGTGATCCAGAGCCGCGAAGGGGTGCTGACCCTGCCGGAAAGCACCGTCGAATTCGAGGGCGACAAAACCTACGTCTACCTGCTCACCAGCGCCGACGGGGCCGAGGAGCAGACCTTCGACAAGCACGAGGTCAAGATCGGGCTGTCGGACGGTATCAACATCGAACTGACCGAGGGCGTGACCGCCGAGAGCAAAGTCCGCGGCGCACGGGAAGAGAAGAAGAAATAA
- a CDS encoding TonB-dependent receptor, with the protein MRKLLLLLFTLIPAVVWAQRYDLSGRVLVKGTDKPIAQAVVELPQAGLWAVADGDGNFTVKGVPKGATRFVVSCLGYATTETELDVRAGMGRILLYAPEDNLKLESVVVTAKEAPNAMATSRTIGGNAIDHLQMVNASDISSLLPGGKTINPDLTKDNVFSLRSGGSAAGNASFGTAVEVDGVRISTNASLGEMSGASTRNIASTNIESVEVVTGVPSAEYGDISSGVVKISTRKGKTPYTLVLSTNPRTKQISASKGFDLGTDRGVLNSSVEYTRAMKNPTSPYSSYSRTGIALNYQNTFAKVLRFNFGVTANIGGMNTEDDPDAQVGEWEKVRDNALRANTSLKWLLNKPWITCVDFDASLSYADKLARRHTYQSSATETPAVHAESEGYYIAEMLPATFYTTRNIDSKQLDYAANLKATWVRSWGDVHSNAKIGASWRANGNVGEGEYYAAPPLAPDGYRPRPYTDIPYMHNLAAYLEETLTVPLGTTSLQLMAGVRAEKTFIKNTQYENTSSLSPRLNLKFRINDHVTVRGGWGITEKLPSFNVLYPLPEYRDTRVFSNTYSPNRSVYVYHTQPYQILYNDNLRWQRNRNAEVGVDLRIGGTSVSLVGYFNRTKYPYELSAAYEPFSYKVMGLPSKMPDGSSFQMPSNPLFRVDSQTGEIFVRDKDDPSAGWIAMETTSTKRTFVKNTYQDNGSPVDRMGLEFVVDFPQINPIRTQLRLDGAYGYTKYVNKGEASYYPSTTTGGEFFPYVGIYADNGGSSVVTYNGRKTHALDANLTATTHVPAIRMIVTLRLEASLVKRSQNLSEYDGREYAFNADEDRNPTGGSIYDGNSYTAIWPVAYLDLDGNRHPFTDAQKNDPAFSSLLLRSGNAYSFNGDGYDPYFSANLSITKEIGDHVSISFYANNFTNSRPFVASYASGVKVVFTPDFYYGLTVRLKF; encoded by the coding sequence ATGAGGAAACTTCTGCTACTGTTATTCACGCTAATTCCGGCCGTAGTTTGGGCGCAGCGTTACGATTTATCGGGGCGGGTGCTGGTCAAGGGCACCGACAAACCGATCGCTCAGGCTGTCGTCGAGCTGCCGCAGGCCGGACTGTGGGCCGTGGCCGACGGCGACGGCAATTTTACCGTGAAGGGCGTGCCCAAAGGCGCGACCCGTTTCGTGGTGTCGTGTCTGGGATATGCGACCACGGAAACCGAACTCGACGTCCGCGCCGGCATGGGGCGTATCTTGCTCTATGCGCCTGAGGACAATCTGAAACTGGAAAGCGTCGTCGTCACGGCCAAGGAGGCGCCCAATGCCATGGCCACCTCGCGGACGATCGGCGGCAACGCCATCGACCACCTGCAAATGGTGAACGCTTCGGATATTTCGTCGCTGCTGCCGGGCGGCAAGACGATAAATCCCGATCTGACCAAAGACAATGTCTTTTCGCTGCGCAGCGGCGGTTCCGCGGCCGGAAACGCCTCGTTCGGCACGGCCGTCGAGGTGGACGGCGTGCGCATCTCGACCAACGCTTCGCTGGGCGAAATGTCGGGCGCGAGCACCCGCAACATCGCTTCGACGAATATCGAGTCGGTCGAGGTGGTGACGGGCGTGCCTTCGGCCGAGTACGGCGATATCTCGTCGGGCGTGGTGAAGATTTCGACCCGCAAGGGCAAGACGCCCTATACGCTGGTGCTCTCGACCAATCCCCGCACCAAACAAATCTCCGCCTCGAAGGGTTTCGATCTGGGTACCGACCGCGGCGTGCTGAACAGCAGCGTGGAGTACACGCGGGCCATGAAGAACCCCACGTCGCCCTACAGTTCCTATTCGCGCACGGGCATTGCGCTCAATTACCAGAACACCTTCGCCAAGGTTCTGCGTTTCAATTTCGGCGTGACGGCCAACATCGGCGGCATGAATACCGAAGACGACCCCGACGCGCAGGTGGGCGAGTGGGAGAAGGTGCGCGACAACGCCCTGCGGGCCAATACGTCGCTCAAATGGCTGCTCAACAAACCGTGGATCACGTGCGTCGATTTCGATGCTTCGCTCAGCTATGCCGACAAGCTCGCACGCAGGCACACCTACCAGTCGTCGGCCACGGAGACCCCGGCCGTCCATGCCGAAAGCGAGGGCTATTATATCGCCGAAATGCTTCCGGCGACTTTCTATACGACGCGCAATATCGACTCCAAGCAGCTCGACTATGCGGCGAATCTGAAGGCCACTTGGGTCCGCAGCTGGGGCGACGTGCATAGCAATGCCAAGATCGGCGCGTCGTGGCGCGCCAACGGCAACGTCGGGGAGGGAGAGTATTATGCGGCCCCCCCCCTTGCACCCGACGGGTACCGCCCCCGCCCCTATACCGATATTCCCTACATGCACAACCTCGCGGCCTACCTCGAAGAGACGCTGACCGTGCCGCTGGGAACGACCTCGCTGCAGCTGATGGCGGGTGTGCGCGCCGAAAAGACCTTTATCAAGAATACGCAGTATGAAAATACGTCGAGTCTTTCGCCGCGCCTGAACCTGAAGTTCCGCATCAACGACCATGTGACCGTCCGCGGCGGCTGGGGTATCACCGAGAAACTGCCGTCCTTCAACGTCCTCTATCCGCTGCCCGAATACCGCGATACGCGGGTGTTCAGCAACACCTACAGCCCGAACCGGAGCGTGTACGTCTATCACACGCAGCCTTACCAGATACTCTACAACGACAACCTCCGCTGGCAGCGCAACCGCAACGCCGAGGTCGGCGTCGATCTGCGTATCGGCGGCACTTCGGTTTCGCTGGTCGGCTATTTCAACCGTACCAAATACCCCTATGAACTGAGCGCCGCCTACGAGCCGTTCTCCTACAAGGTGATGGGGCTGCCCTCGAAGATGCCCGACGGCTCCTCGTTCCAGATGCCGTCGAATCCGCTCTTCAGGGTGGACAGCCAGACGGGTGAGATCTTCGTCCGCGACAAGGACGACCCCTCGGCCGGATGGATCGCCATGGAGACGACTTCCACCAAGCGCACCTTCGTCAAGAATACCTACCAAGACAACGGCTCGCCCGTGGACCGCATGGGTCTGGAGTTCGTCGTTGATTTCCCGCAGATCAATCCTATCCGCACGCAGCTGCGGCTGGACGGCGCCTACGGCTATACCAAATACGTCAATAAAGGCGAGGCGTCCTATTATCCTTCGACCACGACGGGCGGCGAATTCTTCCCCTACGTGGGTATTTACGCCGACAACGGGGGCAGCTCCGTCGTGACCTACAACGGCCGTAAGACCCATGCGCTGGATGCGAACCTCACGGCCACGACCCATGTGCCCGCGATCCGCATGATCGTCACCCTCCGACTCGAAGCTTCGCTGGTGAAGCGTTCGCAGAACCTTTCGGAGTACGACGGCCGCGAATACGCCTTCAACGCGGACGAGGACCGCAATCCCACGGGCGGCAGCATATACGACGGCAACAGCTATACGGCGATCTGGCCCGTGGCCTACCTCGACCTCGACGGCAACCGCCATCCCTTCACCGACGCCCAGAAAAACGATCCGGCCTTCTCCTCCCTGCTGCTTCGTTCGGGCAATGCCTACTCGTTCAACGGCGACGGGTACGATCCCTATTTCTCGGCCAACCTGAGCATCACCAAGGAGATCGGGGATCATGTATCCATCTCGTTTTATGCCAATAACTTCACCAATTCCCGGCCTTTCGTCGCGTCGTACGCTTCGGGAGTCAAGGTCGTCTTTACGCCCGATTTCTATTACGGCCTGACGGTGCGTCTTAAATTCTGA
- a CDS encoding ABC transporter ATP-binding protein, producing MIKLENINKTYDNGSPLHVLKGIDLTVEKGELVSIMGASGSGKSTLLNILGILDDYDSGSYYLAGRLIKDLSETQAAAARNNMIGYIFQSFNLINYKNAVENVALPLYYQGVSRRKRNALALEYLDMLGLKEWAEHMPNEMSGGQKQRVAIARALINKPQIILADEPTGALDSVTSQEVMNLLRSVNVDMGMTIICVTHEQSIADQTDKIIRLTDGVISSITETGLATR from the coding sequence ATGATAAAGCTGGAAAACATCAACAAGACCTACGACAACGGGTCGCCCCTGCATGTGCTCAAGGGTATCGACCTCACGGTGGAAAAGGGCGAACTGGTCTCCATCATGGGCGCATCCGGATCGGGCAAATCGACGCTGCTCAACATCCTCGGCATCCTCGACGACTATGACAGCGGCAGCTACTATCTGGCCGGCCGCCTGATCAAGGATCTCAGCGAGACGCAGGCCGCCGCGGCCCGCAACAACATGATCGGCTACATTTTCCAGTCCTTCAACCTGATCAACTACAAGAACGCCGTCGAAAACGTCGCCCTGCCACTCTACTATCAGGGCGTCTCCCGCCGCAAGCGCAACGCCCTCGCCCTCGAATACCTCGACATGCTGGGCCTGAAGGAGTGGGCCGAACACATGCCCAACGAGATGTCGGGCGGTCAGAAACAGCGCGTGGCCATCGCGCGGGCGCTGATCAACAAACCGCAGATCATCCTCGCCGACGAACCCACGGGCGCACTGGACAGCGTCACCTCGCAGGAGGTGATGAACCTGCTGCGCAGCGTGAACGTCGACATGGGTATGACCATCATCTGCGTCACCCACGAACAGTCGATCGCCGACCAGACGGACAAAATCATCCGCCTGACGGACGGCGTCATCAGCAGTATCACCGAAACCGGACTGGCAACGCGATGA
- a CDS encoding DUF4876 domain-containing protein, translating to MKKLFCILSCLLAAGCTSFEGNPYGDTLRSLSVQVVYPEEYASFLREGVPVKLTDRNSSNVYTALTDARGVAAFDVAAGHYRLSVLDRPDASSVFNGAVEQVDLAGADRNVSVELKYAKPGTILIKEIYSGGCPQDPPATGSYADDKYIVLHNNSFDTYYLDGLCLGMVAPYNSNANNPWTSTDPSGNIVFRDYAAMPDCIWMFPGTGTDFPLEPGEEAVVAYYGVDHTQTYSQSVNLNRKGYFVLYDMVHYPGNRLHPTPTPGDQIDESHYMKVLKKTGTNTAVVYVISQNSPAVILFRAPGDFDLDAYLANDLESAIASGSVVYSKIPWEWIVDGVEVCNLSEATRNKRLHTDVDAGYVGFSAKAQGHSLYRRLDEEATASAGFDRYVDTNNSSNDFYERETQSLRE from the coding sequence ATGAAAAAGCTATTTTGCATATTATCCTGCCTGCTGGCCGCCGGCTGCACGTCGTTCGAAGGCAATCCCTACGGCGATACGCTGCGGTCGCTCAGCGTGCAGGTCGTTTACCCCGAAGAGTACGCCTCCTTCCTGCGGGAGGGCGTTCCGGTGAAACTCACCGACCGCAATTCGAGCAACGTCTACACCGCGCTGACCGATGCGCGCGGCGTGGCGGCCTTCGACGTGGCCGCCGGGCATTACCGGCTTTCGGTGCTCGACCGCCCCGATGCGTCGTCGGTCTTCAACGGCGCCGTCGAACAGGTGGACCTCGCCGGCGCGGACCGGAATGTGAGCGTAGAGTTGAAATACGCCAAGCCGGGCACGATCCTCATCAAGGAGATCTATTCGGGCGGCTGTCCGCAGGACCCGCCTGCGACCGGTTCGTATGCCGACGACAAGTATATTGTCCTGCACAACAACAGTTTCGACACCTACTACCTCGACGGCCTTTGTCTGGGTATGGTCGCGCCCTACAACTCGAACGCCAACAATCCGTGGACGAGTACGGACCCTTCGGGCAACATCGTTTTCCGCGACTACGCCGCCATGCCGGACTGTATCTGGATGTTCCCCGGCACGGGCACGGATTTCCCGTTGGAGCCGGGCGAAGAGGCCGTCGTGGCCTATTACGGCGTAGATCACACGCAGACCTACTCCCAGTCGGTGAATCTCAACCGGAAAGGCTACTTCGTGCTTTACGACATGGTGCATTATCCCGGCAACCGGCTGCATCCCACGCCTACTCCGGGCGATCAGATCGATGAGTCGCACTATATGAAAGTGCTGAAAAAAACCGGAACGAATACGGCCGTGGTCTATGTGATATCGCAGAATTCGCCCGCCGTGATCCTTTTCCGGGCGCCCGGCGATTTCGATCTGGACGCCTATCTGGCCAATGATCTCGAATCGGCGATCGCCAGCGGCAGCGTCGTCTATTCGAAAATTCCGTGGGAGTGGATCGTAGACGGCGTCGAGGTCTGCAACCTGTCGGAAGCGACCAGAAACAAGCGTCTGCATACCGATGTGGACGCCGGATACGTCGGATTCTCGGCCAAGGCGCAGGGACACAGCCTCTACCGCAGGCTGGACGAAGAGGCCACTGCGAGCGCCGGATTCGACCGATATGTGGATACCAACAATTCGTCGAACGATTTTTACGAGCGTGAGACACAATCTTTGCGTGAATAG